In one Roseomonas haemaphysalidis genomic region, the following are encoded:
- a CDS encoding iron-containing alcohol dehydrogenase yields the protein MGLINYVTRVHFGFGELSQLGAELRLAGIARPLVVTDKGVRGLGLLQRVEAALGVAPAGVFDDTPGNPNEAAVRAATALFHDTGADGIVAIGGGSALDLAKGVAILAAHGGALKSFAAIEGGVERITAKTFPTIAIPTTAGTGSEVGRGAIIILDDGRKLGLLSPHLVPRAAIVDPELTLTLPPLLTAATGMDAISHCIETFLAPSFNPPADGIALEGLRRGWAALPVATREPDNRAARADMAMAATMGAMAFQKGLGCVHSLSHALGGINPKLHHGTLNAVFMPAVIAFNRDAPTTRGEDKFARLAAAMGLAPSDPLEEAVRGMTARIGLPGRLSELGVGEEVFDRVVSGALADHSHRTNPREASAEDYRAMLRASL from the coding sequence GTGGGCCTGATCAACTACGTGACGCGCGTGCATTTCGGCTTCGGGGAATTGTCGCAGCTTGGCGCGGAGCTGCGGCTCGCGGGCATCGCGAGGCCCCTGGTGGTGACGGACAAGGGCGTGCGCGGGCTGGGCCTGCTGCAGCGGGTGGAGGCGGCGCTGGGCGTCGCGCCGGCCGGGGTGTTCGACGACACCCCCGGCAACCCCAACGAGGCGGCGGTGCGCGCGGCGACGGCGCTGTTCCACGACACCGGCGCCGACGGCATCGTGGCCATCGGCGGCGGCTCGGCGCTGGACCTCGCCAAGGGCGTCGCCATCCTGGCCGCGCATGGCGGGGCGCTGAAGAGCTTTGCCGCGATCGAGGGCGGGGTGGAGCGGATCACCGCGAAGACCTTTCCAACCATCGCGATCCCCACCACCGCCGGCACCGGCAGCGAGGTGGGGCGCGGTGCCATCATCATCCTGGATGACGGCCGCAAGCTGGGGCTGCTGTCGCCTCACCTGGTGCCGCGCGCCGCGATCGTGGACCCGGAGCTGACGCTGACCCTGCCGCCCCTGCTGACGGCGGCCACCGGCATGGACGCGATCTCCCACTGCATCGAGACGTTTCTGGCCCCCTCCTTCAACCCGCCGGCCGACGGCATCGCGCTGGAAGGCCTCCGGCGCGGCTGGGCGGCGCTGCCGGTCGCCACGCGGGAGCCGGACAACCGCGCCGCCCGCGCCGACATGGCCATGGCCGCGACCATGGGCGCCATGGCCTTTCAAAAGGGCCTGGGCTGCGTGCACAGCCTGAGCCACGCGTTGGGCGGCATCAACCCGAAGCTGCACCACGGCACGCTGAACGCGGTGTTCATGCCGGCCGTGATCGCCTTCAACCGCGATGCCCCGACCACGCGCGGGGAAGACAAGTTCGCGCGGCTGGCCGCCGCCATGGGCCTCGCGCCGTCCGATCCGCTGGAGGAGGCGGTGCGCGGCATGACCGCGCGCATCGGCCTGCCGGGGAGGTTGTCCGAGCTTGGCGTCGGGGAAGAGGTGTTCGACCGCGTGGTGTCCGGTGCCCTGGCGGACCACAGCCACCGGACCAACCCGCGCGAAGCCAGCGCGGAAGACTACCGGGCGATGCTGCGGGCCTCGCTCTAG
- a CDS encoding tripartite tricarboxylate transporter substrate binding protein — protein MCRRRLLAFAPAAACAALARGAAAQSFPSRTIEVVVPVAPGGGTDIVARAFAEVARKYLPQPVVVLNRPGASGAIGMQEVLNARPDGYKVGLVYSDLAILPGLKRVRFSSDDFHMIALLNADPGAVVVPADSPWASIEDMIAEAKRRPGTVKLGNSGPGSIWHMAAAAMEDKVGAEFLHVPFTGSAPGLAALMGRHVDAVATSPGEASAYVQGGRMRLLAVMAGQRDAGFPDVPTLQERGFDVSVGVWRGLAVHRATPAPVVAVLTDAARRTAEDPAFREALARASLTFAYADGEAFRALADQDRDVFGRLIERLRIE, from the coding sequence ATGTGCCGCAGGCGTCTGCTGGCTTTTGCCCCGGCGGCGGCCTGCGCCGCCCTTGCCCGGGGCGCCGCCGCCCAGAGCTTTCCGTCCCGCACGATCGAGGTTGTGGTGCCGGTGGCCCCGGGTGGCGGCACGGATATCGTGGCGCGCGCCTTCGCCGAGGTCGCCCGCAAGTACCTGCCGCAGCCGGTGGTGGTGCTGAACCGGCCGGGCGCCAGCGGCGCGATCGGCATGCAGGAGGTTCTGAACGCCCGCCCCGACGGCTACAAGGTCGGGCTGGTGTATTCCGACCTGGCGATCCTGCCGGGGCTGAAGCGGGTGCGCTTCTCGTCCGACGATTTCCATATGATCGCGCTGCTGAACGCCGACCCGGGCGCGGTGGTGGTGCCGGCCGACTCCCCCTGGGCGAGCATCGAGGACATGATCGCCGAGGCGAAGCGGCGGCCGGGCACGGTGAAGCTCGGCAACAGCGGCCCCGGCTCCATCTGGCACATGGCCGCGGCGGCCATGGAGGACAAGGTCGGCGCCGAGTTCCTGCACGTGCCGTTCACCGGCTCGGCGCCGGGCCTCGCCGCGCTGATGGGCCGGCACGTGGACGCCGTGGCGACCAGCCCGGGCGAGGCCTCGGCCTATGTGCAGGGCGGCAGGATGCGCCTCCTGGCCGTGATGGCCGGGCAGCGCGACGCCGGCTTCCCCGACGTGCCGACGCTGCAGGAGCGCGGCTTCGACGTGTCGGTGGGCGTGTGGCGCGGGCTGGCGGTGCACCGGGCCACGCCCGCCCCGGTGGTGGCCGTGCTGACCGACGCGGCGCGCCGGACTGCGGAAGACCCGGCGTTCCGCGAGGCGCTGGCGCGCGCCAGCCTGACCTTCGCCTACGCCGATGGCGAGGCCTTCAGGGCGCTGGCCGATCAGGACCGCGACGTGTTCGGCCGGTTGATCGAGCGGTTGCGTATCGAATAA
- a CDS encoding PAS domain-containing protein, producing the protein MLRQHPDGAAATPAWPPGGGTCGALIRNHDWSRTSLGDIAGWSPVLQATVSNIVNSPVPKVLMWGNDHVMLYNDSYREIAGSNHPAALGGTVPNVWPEIWDWNRAVLQRGFRGEVVSYRDQPMTLRRNGRDEALFFDLFYTPVFEADGQVGGVMCTVLDNTDRIAAERTVAAQEAELRSLADALPMLVSKLDREYVYRFANDLYEDWFGVPVREVIGRPMREVTGEAFFAQRLPALERAMAGERVTIEAAIPRRDGSSRRCEISYVPSRDAAGAVDGVLVLGVDVERRVRQQEALDNSNQRFRTAMDAVHGVLWTNSADGRMLGEQPGWAALTGQSFEAYQNYGWAEAVHPDDARPTVEAWNAAVATRSMFVFEHRVRHHSGAWRSFLVRALPILDEAGVIGEWVGVHTDITEQRAAEESLQRQAAHLASQIRHRQRAEEQLRALNETLEARVIAEIDERRQAEAKLAQSQKLETVGKLTGGVAHDFNNLLQVVSGSLQLLSQDIAGNARAERHVANAMAGVARGAKLASQLLAFGRRQALEPKVVNVTRLVQGMDDLLRRALGEGIEVQTVLGGGLWNTLIDPTQIENALLNLAINARDAMGGTGRLTVELANAQLDDSYVRGHDDVTAGQYVMLAVSDTGCGMAPDIIDRVFEPFFSTKAEGKGSGLGLSMVYGFVKQSGGHIKLYSEPGHGTTIKLYLPRAMQAEDVLVQAATGPLVGGTETVLVVEDDAAVRGVVVEMLSELGYRVLKAVDAASALIVIESGIPVDLLFTDVVMPGTLKSPELARKARLRLPEIAVLFTSGYTENSIVHGGKLDAGVELLSKPYSREALARKLRHVLANQTQRRQAALRGGQRPAPAPAAATVLLVEDDAMIRANSAEMLQDAGYSVLDVSSAEAAAEALRTRAVDVLVTDINLPGASGAELVAHARAARPDIGVVFASGDAAPLLRGELTGSIVLAKPYNADQLAAAVRTALGGHGAAGIRHPASAGEAS; encoded by the coding sequence ATGCTGCGGCAGCATCCGGACGGGGCGGCGGCGACGCCGGCCTGGCCGCCGGGCGGCGGCACCTGCGGCGCGCTGATCCGGAACCATGACTGGAGCAGGACGTCGCTCGGGGACATCGCGGGTTGGTCGCCGGTCCTGCAGGCGACGGTGTCCAACATCGTCAACTCGCCGGTGCCCAAGGTGCTGATGTGGGGCAACGACCACGTCATGCTGTACAACGACAGCTACCGCGAGATCGCCGGCAGCAACCATCCGGCGGCGCTGGGCGGCACGGTGCCGAACGTGTGGCCGGAGATCTGGGACTGGAACCGCGCGGTGCTGCAACGCGGCTTCCGCGGCGAGGTGGTGTCCTACCGCGACCAGCCGATGACCCTGCGGCGCAACGGGCGCGACGAGGCGCTGTTCTTCGACCTGTTCTACACGCCGGTCTTCGAGGCGGACGGGCAGGTTGGCGGCGTGATGTGCACGGTGCTGGACAACACCGACCGCATCGCCGCCGAGCGGACCGTGGCGGCGCAGGAGGCCGAGCTGCGGTCGCTGGCCGACGCCCTGCCCATGCTGGTGTCCAAGCTGGACCGCGAATACGTGTACCGCTTCGCCAACGACCTGTACGAGGACTGGTTCGGCGTCCCGGTGCGCGAGGTGATCGGCCGCCCCATGCGGGAGGTGACCGGCGAGGCGTTCTTTGCCCAGCGCCTCCCCGCCCTGGAGCGCGCCATGGCGGGCGAGCGCGTGACCATCGAGGCCGCCATCCCCCGCCGGGACGGCAGCAGCCGGCGCTGCGAGATCAGCTATGTGCCCAGCCGCGACGCGGCGGGCGCGGTGGACGGCGTGCTGGTGCTGGGCGTCGACGTGGAGCGGCGCGTCCGGCAGCAGGAGGCGCTGGACAACAGCAACCAGCGCTTCCGCACCGCGATGGACGCGGTGCACGGCGTGCTGTGGACCAACAGCGCCGACGGCCGCATGCTGGGCGAGCAGCCGGGCTGGGCGGCGCTGACCGGGCAGTCCTTTGAAGCCTACCAGAACTACGGCTGGGCCGAAGCCGTGCACCCGGACGACGCGCGGCCCACCGTGGAGGCGTGGAACGCCGCCGTGGCCACCCGGTCCATGTTCGTGTTCGAGCACCGCGTGCGGCACCACAGCGGCGCCTGGCGCAGCTTTCTGGTGCGTGCCCTGCCCATCCTGGACGAGGCGGGGGTGATCGGCGAATGGGTCGGCGTGCACACCGACATCACCGAGCAGCGCGCCGCCGAGGAATCGCTGCAACGGCAGGCCGCCCATCTGGCGTCCCAGATCCGGCACCGGCAGCGGGCCGAGGAGCAGCTGCGGGCCCTGAACGAGACCCTGGAAGCACGGGTGATCGCGGAGATCGACGAGCGCCGGCAGGCGGAAGCCAAGCTGGCCCAGTCGCAGAAGCTGGAAACGGTGGGCAAGCTGACGGGCGGCGTGGCGCACGACTTCAACAACCTGTTGCAGGTGGTGTCCGGCAGCCTGCAGCTTCTGTCGCAGGATATCGCCGGCAATGCGCGGGCGGAGCGGCACGTGGCCAATGCCATGGCGGGCGTGGCGCGGGGCGCCAAGCTGGCCTCGCAGCTGCTGGCCTTTGGCCGCCGCCAGGCCCTGGAGCCCAAGGTGGTCAATGTCACGCGCCTCGTGCAGGGCATGGACGATTTGCTGCGCCGCGCGCTGGGCGAGGGCATCGAGGTCCAGACGGTGCTGGGCGGCGGGTTGTGGAACACCCTTATCGACCCGACGCAGATCGAGAACGCGCTGCTCAACCTCGCCATCAACGCGCGGGACGCGATGGGCGGCACCGGCAGGCTGACGGTCGAGCTGGCCAACGCGCAGCTGGACGACAGCTACGTTCGCGGCCATGACGACGTGACGGCCGGCCAGTACGTGATGCTGGCGGTGTCCGACACCGGCTGCGGCATGGCGCCCGACATCATCGACCGCGTGTTCGAACCGTTCTTTTCCACCAAGGCGGAAGGCAAGGGCTCGGGCCTCGGGCTTTCCATGGTGTACGGCTTCGTCAAGCAGTCCGGTGGGCACATCAAGCTGTATTCCGAGCCCGGGCACGGCACCACCATCAAGCTTTACCTGCCCCGCGCCATGCAGGCGGAGGACGTGCTGGTGCAGGCCGCCACGGGCCCCCTGGTGGGCGGCACGGAAACAGTGCTGGTCGTGGAAGACGATGCCGCGGTGCGCGGCGTGGTGGTGGAGATGCTGTCGGAACTCGGCTACCGCGTGCTCAAGGCGGTGGACGCGGCCAGCGCGCTGATCGTGATCGAAAGCGGCATCCCGGTGGACCTGTTGTTCACCGACGTGGTGATGCCCGGCACGCTGAAAAGCCCGGAGCTGGCGCGCAAGGCACGGCTGCGGCTGCCGGAGATCGCCGTGCTGTTCACATCGGGCTATACCGAGAATTCCATCGTGCACGGCGGCAAGCTGGATGCCGGGGTGGAACTGCTGTCGAAGCCTTATTCGCGCGAGGCCCTGGCGAGGAAGCTGCGCCACGTGCTGGCCAACCAGACGCAGCGCCGGCAGGCGGCCCTGCGCGGCGGCCAGCGGCCCGCGCCCGCGCCCGCGGCGGCCACCGTGCTGCTGGTCGAGGACGATGCCATGATCCGCGCCAATTCCGCCGAGATGCTGCAGGATGCGGGCTACAGCGTCCTGGATGTCTCGAGCGCGGAAGCGGCGGCGGAGGCGCTGAGGACGCGGGCGGTGGACGTGCTGGTCACGGACATCAACCTGCCTGGCGCATCGGGCGCGGAACTCGTGGCGCATGCGCGCGCGGCGCGGCCGGACATCGGGGTGGTGTTCGCCAGCGGCGACGCCGCGCCGCTGCTGCGGGGCGAGCTGACCGGCAGCATTGTGCTGGCCAAGCCCTACAACGCCGATCAGCTGGCGGCGGCGGTGAGGACGGCGCTGGGCGGGCATGGCGCCGCCGGCATCCGACACCCGGCATCCGCGGGGGAGGCTTCCTAG
- a CDS encoding TonB-dependent receptor plug domain-containing protein — protein MAGTSPLSLAPAAVLMTAAMAAMGPAPRALAEDFDRGALEALFGEPVTTSATGKPQRASDVPAAMDIITAEQIVRSGARDIPEVLARYTALDVQQYNVADYNVTARGYAAPNTPRMLVLVNGRQVYRDDYGRVSWQNIPVQLSEIRQIEVVRGPNSALFGFNAGAGVINIITFDAVRDRINNVVLRAGQGRYQEVSGIISAPLGAASGLRLSTGLRDQRAWRSGYSSLDDLLDSDRATRHGQFAGEVAFGVAEGVRASIDASYSRSIDSELQLPGIFIPWDLESWSLRGRVTADTRAGIVEASIYHNALDAKLASVPTNQQGVTVVQLSNTVKLNAAHTLRPFLEYRHNEITGAGSSGILAVPSTRTSVDVAAGGVMWNWVLRPGLEWTAATRYDHLWYGASGYDQLAASPYDDDDFRRSWETLSWNLGLVWKATEADTIRAGAARGVVTPSDYDLSAISPVPLLGLSVLGNPRLKPTTVDNYEIEYRRRVEAINGRFGVIGFFQVNRGINTSLGALPTYSPATGTALLSPYSIGSSHAHGLELSLRGEWQAGFDWGAEYRLAMVEEADAPSYAAFSRASPRHLLSTRLGWGQDALRADIFARYSTEMRGYRIMESGILPVSVGDYVSVSSRVGYKINQQLTVAVEGSSLLHQRQRQSIGAEAERRLFVSLRMDF, from the coding sequence ATGGCCGGCACCTCCCCCCTTTCGCTGGCGCCCGCCGCCGTGCTTATGACCGCGGCGATGGCCGCCATGGGTCCCGCGCCCCGCGCCCTGGCAGAGGATTTCGACCGCGGCGCCCTGGAAGCCCTGTTCGGCGAGCCGGTGACCACCAGTGCCACGGGCAAGCCGCAGCGCGCCTCGGACGTGCCGGCGGCCATGGACATCATCACGGCCGAGCAGATCGTGCGGTCCGGCGCGCGTGACATCCCGGAAGTGCTGGCGCGTTACACCGCGCTCGATGTGCAGCAGTACAACGTGGCGGACTACAACGTCACGGCGCGCGGCTACGCCGCTCCCAACACGCCGCGCATGCTGGTGCTGGTGAACGGGCGGCAGGTGTACCGCGACGACTACGGCCGGGTGTCCTGGCAAAACATCCCCGTGCAACTCAGCGAGATCCGGCAGATCGAAGTCGTCCGCGGCCCCAACAGCGCCTTGTTCGGGTTCAACGCCGGTGCCGGCGTGATCAACATCATCACCTTCGACGCGGTGCGCGACCGCATCAACAACGTCGTGCTGCGTGCCGGCCAGGGGCGCTACCAAGAGGTTTCGGGCATCATCTCCGCGCCGCTCGGCGCCGCGTCCGGGCTGCGCCTGTCCACCGGCCTGCGCGACCAGCGTGCCTGGCGCTCCGGCTACAGCAGCCTGGACGACCTGCTGGATTCCGATCGCGCCACCCGCCACGGCCAGTTCGCCGGGGAGGTCGCCTTCGGCGTGGCGGAAGGCGTGCGCGCCAGCATCGACGCCAGTTATTCCCGGTCGATCGACAGCGAATTGCAGCTGCCGGGTATCTTCATCCCCTGGGACCTGGAAAGCTGGAGCCTGCGTGGCCGCGTCACCGCCGACACGCGGGCCGGCATCGTCGAGGCATCGATTTATCACAACGCGCTGGATGCCAAGCTGGCCAGCGTGCCGACCAACCAGCAGGGCGTCACAGTCGTGCAGTTGAGCAACACGGTCAAGCTCAACGCCGCGCACACCCTGCGGCCATTCCTGGAATACCGCCACAACGAGATCACCGGCGCGGGCAGCAGCGGCATCCTGGCGGTGCCGTCCACCCGCACCAGCGTCGACGTGGCGGCCGGCGGCGTGATGTGGAACTGGGTGCTCCGCCCCGGGCTCGAATGGACCGCGGCGACGCGCTACGACCATCTGTGGTACGGCGCCAGCGGCTATGACCAGCTGGCGGCGAGCCCCTACGACGACGACGACTTCCGCCGGTCCTGGGAAACCCTGTCCTGGAACCTGGGGCTGGTTTGGAAGGCGACCGAAGCCGATACCATCCGGGCCGGGGCCGCGCGCGGCGTGGTGACGCCCAGCGACTACGACCTGAGCGCCATCAGCCCCGTGCCGCTGCTGGGCCTCAGCGTCCTGGGCAATCCCCGGCTGAAGCCGACCACGGTGGACAACTACGAGATCGAGTACCGCCGCCGGGTGGAAGCGATCAATGGCCGCTTCGGCGTCATCGGTTTCTTTCAGGTCAACCGGGGCATCAACACCTCCCTCGGTGCCTTGCCGACCTATTCGCCCGCCACGGGCACGGCGTTGCTGTCGCCCTACAGCATCGGCTCCTCGCATGCCCATGGGCTGGAGCTTTCGCTGCGTGGCGAATGGCAGGCCGGCTTCGACTGGGGCGCCGAGTACCGCCTGGCCATGGTGGAGGAAGCCGACGCGCCGAGCTACGCGGCCTTTTCCCGCGCCTCGCCCCGCCACCTGTTGTCCACCCGCCTCGGCTGGGGGCAGGATGCGTTGCGGGCGGACATCTTCGCGCGCTACAGCACCGAGATGCGCGGCTACCGCATCATGGAAAGCGGCATCCTGCCGGTCTCCGTCGGCGATTACGTTTCTGTGTCCAGCCGGGTGGGATACAAGATCAACCAGCAGCTCACGGTCGCGGTGGAAGGCTCCAGCCTGCTGCACCAGAGGCAGCGGCAAAGCATCGGCGCGGAAGCGGAGCGGCGCCTTTTCGTGTCGTTGCGCATGGATTTCTGA
- a CDS encoding putative bifunctional diguanylate cyclase/phosphodiesterase: MTGLSALAALLFALALPATFFAAARFRVLGALEASATLHALEIAELSRTNPAFWAFEGVRVRAPEQGRASGERRRVFDASGRLILESAPAVEPAWPLATYSEAVLVDGKTIGSTEAARSLLQPLLMTLLVASCSTLLATVIFALLRVLPLRLLDEALHRASYLAAHDLLTGLPNRGLFADRLTQALKHGRRDSDVTAVLCLDLDRFKEVNDTLGHAAGDELLQGVAKRLSGCLRENDTLARLGGDEFAVIQLGATQPETSAFLARRLIAVLEEPFALSGGQACIGLSVGIGMSEPGLPCEPAQLMRNADLALYQAKEAGRGGYRFFATEMNQRLQERRALEADLRQALASGGFRLAFQPQINLEDKRIIGAEALLRWDRPGHGNMPPDQFIGVAEETGLIGPIGAWAINEACRQAMLWPAHMNIAVNVSPVQFRQAGLFECVTSALQASGLSPARLELEITESVLLNDTEDTLAMLGRLRGLGVKIAMDDFGTGYSSLGYLQKFPFDKLKIDRSFVRDLGRDPNASAIVSAVVGMSRALGVRANAEGVEEQDQAALLLAEGCEEVQGYFFGKPMSAEEFSVLLH; this comes from the coding sequence ATGACGGGTTTGTCGGCGCTGGCTGCATTGCTGTTCGCACTGGCCCTGCCTGCCACCTTCTTCGCGGCGGCGCGCTTTCGCGTGCTCGGCGCACTGGAAGCCAGCGCCACGCTGCATGCGCTGGAAATCGCCGAGCTGTCGCGCACCAACCCGGCGTTCTGGGCGTTCGAAGGCGTGCGGGTCCGCGCGCCGGAGCAGGGCCGTGCCTCTGGCGAGCGGCGGCGGGTGTTCGACGCATCGGGCCGCCTGATCCTGGAGTCCGCCCCGGCGGTGGAGCCGGCCTGGCCTTTGGCCACCTACAGCGAGGCAGTGCTGGTGGACGGCAAGACGATCGGCAGCACGGAGGCGGCCCGCAGCCTGTTGCAGCCGCTGTTGATGACCTTGCTGGTGGCGTCGTGCTCCACTTTGCTCGCGACCGTGATCTTCGCGCTGCTCCGCGTGTTGCCGTTGCGGCTGCTGGACGAGGCATTGCACCGCGCCAGCTATCTGGCCGCGCACGACCTGCTGACCGGATTGCCGAATCGCGGCTTGTTCGCGGACCGGCTGACGCAGGCCCTCAAGCACGGGCGGCGCGACAGCGACGTGACCGCCGTGCTGTGCCTCGATCTCGATCGCTTCAAGGAAGTCAACGATACGCTGGGCCACGCGGCGGGCGATGAACTGCTGCAAGGCGTGGCCAAGCGGCTGTCCGGATGCCTGCGGGAAAACGACACCCTGGCGCGGCTGGGCGGCGACGAATTCGCGGTGATCCAGTTGGGCGCCACGCAGCCGGAGACATCGGCATTCCTGGCGCGTCGGCTGATCGCGGTGCTGGAGGAGCCCTTCGCGCTGTCGGGCGGTCAGGCCTGCATCGGGTTGAGCGTGGGCATCGGTATGTCGGAGCCGGGCTTGCCCTGCGAGCCAGCGCAGCTGATGCGGAATGCGGACCTGGCCCTGTACCAGGCCAAGGAAGCGGGGCGCGGCGGCTATCGTTTTTTTGCCACCGAAATGAACCAGCGGCTGCAGGAGCGGCGCGCGCTGGAAGCCGACCTGCGTCAGGCCCTGGCGAGCGGCGGCTTCAGGCTGGCATTCCAGCCGCAGATCAACCTGGAAGACAAGCGCATCATCGGTGCGGAAGCCCTGCTGCGCTGGGACCGCCCGGGCCATGGGAACATGCCGCCCGACCAGTTCATTGGCGTTGCCGAGGAAACCGGGCTGATCGGCCCGATCGGCGCCTGGGCCATCAACGAAGCCTGCCGGCAGGCGATGCTGTGGCCGGCGCACATGAATATCGCCGTCAACGTCTCGCCCGTGCAGTTCCGGCAGGCGGGGCTGTTCGAATGCGTCACCTCGGCATTGCAGGCCAGTGGCCTGTCGCCCGCGCGTCTGGAGCTGGAGATCACCGAGAGCGTCCTGCTGAATGACACGGAGGATACGCTGGCCATGCTCGGCCGGCTGCGCGGGCTGGGCGTGAAGATCGCCATGGACGACTTCGGCACCGGCTATTCCTCGCTCGGCTACCTGCAGAAATTTCCCTTCGATAAGCTGAAGATCGATCGCTCCTTCGTGCGGGACCTGGGCCGCGACCCCAACGCGAGCGCGATCGTCAGCGCGGTGGTGGGCATGAGCCGCGCGCTCGGTGTCCGGGCCAATGCGGAGGGGGTGGAGGAGCAGGACCAGGCGGCGCTGCTGCTCGCGGAAGGCTGCGAGGAGGTGCAGGGCTACTTCTTCGGCAAGCCCATGAGCGCGGAGGAGTTCTCCGTGCTGCTCCACTGA
- a CDS encoding ABC transporter substrate-binding protein, with translation MKRRMFLAGLSATALPAPRIAQAQGTRVLRFIPQTDLTVLDPVWTTVYATRDHANMVFDTLYGTDRQYRTSPQMVAGHVVEDDGRLWTLSLRDGLLFHDGTPVLARDCVASIRRWGQRDPFGQALLAATDELSAPDDRTIRFRLKRPFPLLPAALGKLPSTIPAMMPERLARTDAFTQVTEMVGSGPFRFLADERVSGARVAYAKFDRYVPRPDGVSDWTAGPKVVHVDRVEWTTIADPATAAAALQSGEQDWWNYAASDLVPLLRRAAGLKVEALDPSGLFCLMRLNHLQPPFNNPAIRRALFGAINQTDFMTAVATDDPSMFQVPTGFFPHGTPLASDAGMAAIPREPDYDKVRRDLRAAGYKGEKVVFLAATDPAFVKSLADVGADMLQRAGMNVDYQVSDFGTMITRRVTRAPVEQGGWSAFMTALAGIDMLNPAVQAQLRGNGANSWIGWPDSPRIEQLRDEWFQAPTPEAQHAAARAIQLQAFQDVPYLPVGQFSQLTAYSRRLSDVPRGYALFWNVRKSG, from the coding sequence ATGAAGCGCCGGATGTTCCTCGCAGGCTTGTCGGCCACCGCCCTGCCAGCACCCCGCATCGCACAGGCGCAGGGCACCCGGGTGCTGCGCTTCATCCCGCAAACCGACCTCACCGTGCTGGACCCGGTCTGGACCACGGTCTACGCCACGCGTGACCATGCCAACATGGTGTTCGACACCCTGTACGGCACGGACCGCCAGTACCGGACTTCGCCACAGATGGTGGCGGGCCATGTGGTCGAGGATGACGGCCGGCTGTGGACGCTGTCGCTGCGCGACGGGCTGCTGTTCCACGACGGCACGCCCGTGCTGGCCCGCGACTGCGTGGCCAGCATCCGCCGCTGGGGCCAGCGCGACCCCTTCGGCCAGGCGCTGCTGGCGGCGACCGACGAGCTGTCCGCCCCCGATGACCGCACCATCCGCTTCCGGCTCAAGCGCCCGTTCCCGCTCCTGCCGGCGGCGCTGGGCAAGCTGCCATCCACCATTCCCGCCATGATGCCGGAGCGGCTGGCCAGGACCGACGCCTTCACGCAGGTGACGGAGATGGTGGGGTCCGGGCCGTTCCGCTTTCTGGCGGACGAGCGGGTGTCCGGCGCGCGCGTCGCCTACGCCAAGTTCGACCGCTACGTGCCGCGCCCCGACGGCGTGTCCGACTGGACCGCCGGCCCCAAGGTGGTGCACGTGGACCGGGTGGAATGGACCACCATCGCCGACCCCGCCACGGCGGCGGCGGCGCTGCAAAGCGGCGAGCAGGACTGGTGGAACTACGCGGCGTCGGACCTAGTGCCCCTATTGCGCCGCGCCGCCGGCCTGAAGGTGGAGGCGCTGGACCCGTCCGGCCTGTTCTGCCTGATGCGGCTGAACCACCTGCAGCCGCCGTTCAACAACCCGGCGATCCGCCGCGCCCTATTCGGCGCCATCAATCAGACCGACTTCATGACCGCGGTGGCCACCGACGACCCTTCCATGTTCCAGGTGCCGACGGGCTTCTTTCCGCACGGCACGCCGCTGGCCAGCGACGCCGGCATGGCCGCCATCCCGCGCGAGCCGGATTACGACAAGGTCCGGCGCGACCTCCGGGCCGCCGGGTACAAGGGCGAGAAGGTGGTGTTCCTGGCGGCCACCGACCCGGCCTTCGTCAAGTCGCTGGCCGATGTGGGCGCCGACATGCTGCAGCGCGCCGGCATGAACGTGGACTACCAGGTCAGCGACTTCGGCACCATGATCACCCGCCGCGTGACCCGCGCCCCGGTGGAGCAGGGCGGCTGGAGCGCCTTCATGACCGCGCTGGCCGGCATCGACATGCTGAACCCGGCGGTGCAGGCACAGCTGCGCGGCAACGGGGCCAATTCCTGGATCGGCTGGCCCGACAGCCCGCGCATCGAGCAGCTGCGCGACGAGTGGTTCCAGGCGCCGACGCCGGAAGCGCAGCATGCCGCCGCGCGCGCCATCCAGCTGCAGGCCTTCCAGGACGTGCCCTACCTGCCGGTGGGTCAGTTCTCGCAGCTCACCGCCTACAGCCGGCGCCTGAGCGACGTGCCACGGGGATATGCGTTGTTCTGGAACGTCCGCAAAAGCGGCTGA